In Pseudorca crassidens isolate mPseCra1 chromosome 16, mPseCra1.hap1, whole genome shotgun sequence, one DNA window encodes the following:
- the ZNF503 gene encoding zinc finger protein 503, with amino-acid sequence MSTAPSLSALRSSKHSGGGSGSADPAWTSALSGNSSGSGPGPGSSPAGSTKPFVHAVPPSDPLRQANRLPIKVLKMLTARTGHILHPEYLQPLPSTPVSPIELDAKKSPLALLAQTCSQIGKPDPSPSSKLSSVASNGGGAGGAGGGAGGDKDAKSGPLKMSDIGVEDKSSFKPYSKPGSDKKEPGGGGGGGGGGGGGGGGVSAEKSGFRVPSATCQPFTPRTGSPSSSASACSPGGMLPSAGGGPEGKDDKKDPEAGGGGSKGSGGASAEGGPTGLAHGRISCGGGINVDVNQHPDGGPGGKALGSDCGGSSGSGSGPSAPTSSSVLGSGLVAPVSPYKPGQTVFPLPPAGMTYPGSLAGAYAGYPPQFLPHGVALDPTKPGSLVGAQLAAAAAGSLGCSKPAGSSPLAGASPPSVMTASLCRDPYCLSYHCASHLAGAAAASASCAHDPAAAAAALKSGYPLVYPTHPLHGVHSSLTAAAAAGATPPSLAGHPLYPYGFMLPNDPLPHICNWVSANGPCDKRFATSEELLSHLRTHTAFPGTDKLLSGYPSSSSLASAAAAAMACHMHIPTSGAPGSPGTLALRSPHHALGLSSRYHPYSKSPLPTPGAPVPVPAATGPYYSPYALYGQRLTTASALGYQ; translated from the exons ATGAGCACAGCGCCCTCGCTTTCTGCCTTAAGAAGCAGTAAGcacagcggcggcggcagcggcagcgcgGACCCTGCCTGGACCAGCGCGCTCTCTGGAAATAGCTCCGGCTCCGGCCCCGGCCCAGGCTCGTCCCCGGCCGGCAGCACCAAGCCTTTTGTGCACGCCGTGCCCCCCTCTGACCCTCTCCGCCAGGCTAACCGCTTGCCCATCAAGGTGCTGAAGATGCTGACGGCACGGACTGGCCACATTTTGCACCCCGAGTACCTGCAGCCCCTGCCTTCCACTCCCGTCAGCCCCATAGAG CTTGATGCCAAGAAGAGCCCGCTGGCGCTGTTGGCCCAAACATGCTCGCAGATCGGGAAGCCCGACCCCTCGCCCTCGTCCAAACTCTCCTCGGTCGCCTCCAACGGGGGAGGCGCGGGTGGTGCTGGCGGCGGCGCCGGGGGCGACAAGGACGCAAAGTCGGGCCCCCTCAAGATGAGCGACATCGGCGTGGAGGACAAGTCGAGTTTCAAGCCGTACTCCAAACCCGGCTCGGATAAGAAGGAgccgggaggcggcggcggcggaggcgggggcggcgggggcggcggcgggggggtTTCGGCGGAGAAGTCAGGATTCCGGGTACCGAGCGCCACCTGCCAGCCATTCACGCCCAGGACAGGCAGCCCAAGCTCCAGCGCCTCGGCCTGCTCGCCAGGAGGCATGCTGCCTTCGGCCGGGGGCGGCCCGGAGGGCAAGGACGACAAGAAGGACCCCGAGGCGGGCGGTGGCGGCAGCAAGGGCTCCGGGGGCGCCTCGGCCGAAGGGGGACCCACGGGGTTGGCGCACGGCCGGATTAGCTGTGGCGGCGGGATTAATGTGGACGTGAACCAGCACCCAGATGGGGGCCCCGGGGGCAAGGCTCTAGGCTCGGACTGTGGCGGCTCATCGGGCTCCGGCTCCGGCCCCAGCGCGCCCACCTCCTCCTCGGTGTTGGGCTCTGGGCTGGTGGCGCCCGTGTCGCCCTACAAGCCGGGCCAGACAGTGTTCCCTCTGCCTCCCGCGGGCATGACctacccaggcagcctggctgggGCCTACGCCGGCTACCCGCCCCAGTTCCTGCCACACGGGGTGGCGCTCGACCCCACCAAGCCGGGCAGCCTGGTGGGGGCGCAGCtggcggcggccgcggcgggcTCTCTGGGCTGCAGTAAGCCCGCCGGCTCGAGCCCCTTGGCCGGAGCGTCGCCGCCGTCCGTGATGACAGCCAGTTTGTGCCGGGACCCGTACTGCCTCAGCTACCACTGCGCCAGCCACCTGGCTGGGGCGGCAGCAGCCAGCGCGTCGTGCGCTCACGATCCAGCCGCGGCGGCTGCGGCTCTCAAGTCCGGATACCCGCTGGTGTACCCCACGCACCCTCTGCACGGCGTGCACTCATCGCTAACCGCTGCCGCGGCTGCCGGCGCCACACCGCCCTCTCTGGCCGGCCACCCCCTCTACCCCTACGGCTTCATGCTCCCTAACGACCCACTCCCCCACATCTGCAACTGGGTGTCGGCCAACGGGCCTTGCGACAAGCGCTTCGCTACGTCCGAAGAGCTGCTGAGCCACTTGCGGACCCATACGGCCTTCCCCGGGACAGACAAACTGTTGTCGGGCTACCCCAGCTCTTCGTCTCTGGCCAGCGCTGCAGCGGCCGCCATGGCTTGCCACATGCACATCCCCACGTCGGGCGCCCCGGGCAGCCCCGGGACGCTGGCGCTGCGCAGCCCTCACCACGCGCTGGGACTCAGCAGCCGCTACCACCCCTACTCCAAGAGCCCGCTCCCCACGCCCGGCGCTCCCGTGCCCGTGCCCGCCGCCACCGGACCCTACTACTCCCCCTACGCCCTCTACGGACAGAGACTGACCACGGCCTCCGCGCTGGGGTACCAGTGA